A region of the Kribbella sp. NBC_01245 genome:
GTAGTGCGTACAGCACCATCCAGGCCGAGTCGTACAACCAGCAAGGCGGTGTGATGGTCGAAGGCACAACCGACAGCGGTGGCGGCCAGAACCTCGGCGCTATCGGCAACGGCGACTGGGCGCTCTACCAACGGATCGACTTCGGCAGTACGGCGGCCAGGCAGTTCAACGCACGAGTGGCGTCCGGAGCGGGCGGTGGCGTCAGTGGCCTAGTAGAAGTCCGTCTGGACAGTAGAAGCAACCCACCGATTGGCAGCTTCGCCATAGCCAACACCGGGGGCTGGCAGAGCTGGCGAACCGTCCCAGCCAACATCAGCGGCGTAACCGGCGTACACGACGTCTACCTCACCTTCACCAGCGGGCAGCCGTCAGACTTCGTCAACGTCAACTGGTTCACCTTCGCCAGGTAGACCATGCGGAAGCTCATAGCGGTAGTAGCGCTGGTAGCCCTCACAGCCTGCTCAAACCAAGGCAGCCAGCATGTAGACCACAGCGCTCACGGCGGCGCTCCTGACCCGGAACAAGCGGCAGCGATGGTCGCCCAGCAACAGGCACCTGTACGCGGCTCAGAGTTCCGTGCCGAATGCAGAAGCAGTCACCGAGCCGGAGACGACCCCATCGTCTTCCCAGGCCAGTCTGGCGGATCACACATCCACGAGTTCTTCGGTAACCGCACCACCAACGCCAACTCGACACTGCAGTCCCTGCGCCTCGGTGGCACCAACTGCGACCCGGTGGCGGACAAGTCGGCCTACTGGGTCCCCACCCTCTACAAGAACGGCCAACCCGTAGCACCCGAGCGAGTGACCATCTACTACCAAGGCATCACCGAGAATACGAAGGCCGTCGCCTACCCACAGGGCCTCCGTTACGTCATAGGCAATGCCCTGGCCACCAGTCCGGACCAGAACCCCGCAGCCCGCTGGTCCTGCGTAGGTCAGACCCCGTCGAGTCGGGACTTCCTGAACTGTCCGGCCGGCACCAAGCTCGAGAACTACCTGGACTTCCCGACGTGCTGGGATGGCTCCAGGCTCGACTCCCCGAACCACAAGGACCACATGGCGTTCGCGATCGGTAGTACGTGCCCGGCCAGCCACCCGGTTGTCGTACCGCGTCTGGAGTTCCTGATCACGTATCCGGTCAATGGGACGGGCCTGACGCTTGCAGGCACTCGTAACGGGACCAACGTCCTCACGGCACCCGGCTACACCTTCCACGGCGACTTCCTGAACGTGTGGGATCCCGCCGAGCTGGAACGTCGCGTCAGCGGCTGTATCCGGGCCGGCTACGTCTGCGGCACGGACGGCAACCCCATCCAGCAGTAGACAGCAGCAGCCGCCGCAGGATGGCGACTCCGGTCTGGTCGATCGGAGTCGCCATACCATCCCTGGAGGCCGGAGCACCTATCCTTCGCGTATGTCTGAACAGCATGGCGAGAGACAGGTGGCGGGCCGGGGGGCCCTGTTTGCGATCGGTGGCGCGGAGGACAAGCTCAAGAAGCGGATGGTCCTCCAGGAGTTCGTCGACGCCGCAGGTGGCTCTGAGGCCCGCATCGTGGTGGTACCGACAGCGTCGGCTCTAGGGCCCGACGTGGTCGACGTGTACTCCGCGCTCTTCTCGGCGCTTGGCGCGAAGCAGGTCGTCGGAGTGCGTCCCGAGACTCGTGAGGACGCAGAGGACCCGGCGTTCGTCGAGCCCTTGCACACGGCCACTGGCATCTTCATGACCGGTGGTAACCAGCTCAAGCTGTCCGGCGTCGTCTCCGGTACGGCGTTCGGCAAGGCCGTCACCGACGCGCACGCCCGTGGCGCCACAGTCGGTGGTACGTCGGCCGGCGCGAGCATTCTCGCCGAGCACATGATCGCGTTCGGCCGCGCGGGCGCCACCCCGCGGCAGCGGATGAGCCAGCTCGCGAGCGGCCTCGGCCTGGTCCAGGGCGCGATCGTCGACCAGCACTTCGCCCAGCGAAACCGGTACGGCCGACTGCTCTCCCTGGTGGCGCAGTCCCCCGGGCTGCTCGGCATCGGCGTCGACGAGGACACGGCCGCCGTCGTCCATGGCGATCACCTCGAGGTCGTCGGCCGAGGTGCCGTCACGATCTTCGATGGCAGCCACATCACCACCAACGCCCACCACGCGAAGCGTTCCGAGACCCTGCTGGCGTCGGGCGTCGTACTGCACGTCCTGCCGGCCGGCGCGACGTTCAACCTCAAGGCCCGGGCACTCGTGTCGTACGGCGGTCAGCCCCCGGCCGAAGAGCTCGAGGAGATCGAGCGGGCCGAGGCCGACCTCAGGGCGCTCGCGGCCGAGATCGCGGCGGACGGCGTCTCCCCGGCGTACTACGCCGAGCGCAAGCGCCGTGCGGCCAGTCGCAGGCCGAAGAAGGCCGCCGAGATCGTCGTACCGGAAGACAACCCTCCAAAAATAGACAGTGGGAGCGCATGAACGAAGAGCAGGGCACCCGGCCCAGCCCCGACCTGAAGATCATCGAGACGCGGGTCTACCGCGGTCCGAATATCTGGAGTTACGAGCCGGCCATCCATCTGGTGGTCGATCTCGGCTCGCTGGAGGATTTCCCGTCGAACACGATCGACGGCTTCACCGAGGGTCTCCTGGCGCATCTTCCCCGGTTGGATCAGCATCATTGCTCGCGCGGCAAGAAGGGCGGCTTCATCGAGCGCCTGGACGAAGGGACCTGGCTCGGCCATATCGCCGAGCACGTGTCACTCCAGCTGCAGCAGGAGGCCGGGCACGATATGCGCCGCGGCAAGACCCGGCAGGTCAAAGGCGTGCCCGGGCGGTACAACATCATCTACTCGTACGCCGATGAGGCCGTCGGTCTGGCGGCCGGCGAGCTCGCCGTACGGTTCGTCAACCACCTCGTCCAGCCGGAACCCGACTTCGACTTCACCACCGAGCTCGAGCGGTTCATCAAGCAGGCCGAGCGAACCGCCTTCGGCCCGTCCACGCAGGCCATCGTCGAAGAGGCGATGTCGCGGGACATCCCGTGGATCCGGCTGAACAAGTTCTCGCTGGTCCAGCTCGGCCAGGGTGTGCACGCGAAGCGGATCCGGGCCACGATGACGTCCGAGACCGGCTCGATCGCGGTGGACGTTGCCGGCGACAAGGACCTCACCACCCGGCTGCTCGCCTCGGCGGGCCTGCCCGTGCCCCGGTCGGACTCGGTCCGTACCGTCGAGGACGCGGTCAGCGTGGCGAACAAGATCGGTTATCCCGTCGTCTGCAAGCCCCTCGACGGCAACCACGGCCGCGGCGTCTGCCTGAACCTGCAGAGCGCCGACGACGTACGCGAGGCCTTCCCGATCGCGGCCGACCAGTCCCGGCGCGGCTGGGTCATCGTCGAGAACTTCGTCACCGGCAAGGACTACCGCTGCCTGATCATCAACGGGCGGATGGAGGCCATCGCCGAGCGCGTCCCGGCCCACGTCGTCGGTAACGGCGAGCACTCGGTAGCCGAGCTGGTCGAGATCACCAACGCCGATCCGCGCCGAGGTGTCGGGCACGAGAAGATCCTGACCCGGATCACGATCAACGCCGCCGCGGTCGAGCTGGTCCGCACTCAGGGCTTCGAGATGGACGACATCCCGCCCGCGGACACGATGGTGAAACTGACGCTCACCGGCAACATGTCCACCGGTGGCATCTCGATCGACCGCACCTTCGAGGCGCACCCGGAGAACGTCGAGATCGCCGAAGAGGCCGCCCGGATGATCGGTCTCGACATCGCCGGCATCGACTTCATCTGTCCCGATATCGCCCAGCCGGTGCGTGAGACCGGTGGCGCGATCTGCGAGGTCAACGCCGCGCCGGGCTTCCGGATGCACACCCACCCGACCATCGGCGACCCGCAGTACATCGCGAAACCCGTGGTGGACATGCTGTTCCCGCCGGGTGCGCCGAGCCGGATCCCGATCGTGGCCGTCACCGGTACGAACGGTAAGACGACCACCTCCCGGATGATCAGCCACGTCTTCAAGGGCCTCGGTCACAAGGTCGGCATGACCTCAACCGACGGCGTCGTGATCGACGAGCGACTGGTCATCCGCGCGGACGCGTCCGGCCCGAAGTCGGCCCGGATGGTCTTGCAGAACCCGCGCGTCGACCTGGCCGTGTTCGAGGTGGCTCGCGGCGGCATCCTGCGCGAGGGCCTCGGCTATGAGCGCAACGACGTCGCCGTCGTACTCAACATCCAGCCCGACCACCTCGGCATGCGCGGTATCGACACCCTCGAACAGCTCGCCGACGTGAAGGCCGTCCTGGTCGAGGCCGTGCCCCGGACCGGCTTCGCCGTACTGAATGCCGACGATCCACTGGTACGTCGGATGCGCAGGCGGTGCTCCGGTCAGATCGTCTGGTTCAGCGTCGCGGAGGCCGGCAGCGAGGTCCGCGAGTACATCGAGAGCCATTGCCGTCGCGGCGGCCGGGCCGTCGTCCTCGACCGGTCCGACCTCGGCGACATGATCGTGGTGAAGCACGGACGCCGTTCGATGCAGCTGGCCTGGACGCACCTGCTGCCGTCGACCTTCGGCGGCCGGGCCATGATGAACGTGCAGAACG
Encoded here:
- the cphA gene encoding cyanophycin synthetase, which encodes MNEEQGTRPSPDLKIIETRVYRGPNIWSYEPAIHLVVDLGSLEDFPSNTIDGFTEGLLAHLPRLDQHHCSRGKKGGFIERLDEGTWLGHIAEHVSLQLQQEAGHDMRRGKTRQVKGVPGRYNIIYSYADEAVGLAAGELAVRFVNHLVQPEPDFDFTTELERFIKQAERTAFGPSTQAIVEEAMSRDIPWIRLNKFSLVQLGQGVHAKRIRATMTSETGSIAVDVAGDKDLTTRLLASAGLPVPRSDSVRTVEDAVSVANKIGYPVVCKPLDGNHGRGVCLNLQSADDVREAFPIAADQSRRGWVIVENFVTGKDYRCLIINGRMEAIAERVPAHVVGNGEHSVAELVEITNADPRRGVGHEKILTRITINAAAVELVRTQGFEMDDIPPADTMVKLTLTGNMSTGGISIDRTFEAHPENVEIAEEAARMIGLDIAGIDFICPDIAQPVRETGGAICEVNAAPGFRMHTHPTIGDPQYIAKPVVDMLFPPGAPSRIPIVAVTGTNGKTTTSRMISHVFKGLGHKVGMTSTDGVVIDERLVIRADASGPKSARMVLQNPRVDLAVFEVARGGILREGLGYERNDVAVVLNIQPDHLGMRGIDTLEQLADVKAVLVEAVPRTGFAVLNADDPLVRRMRRRCSGQIVWFSVAEAGSEVREYIESHCRRGGRAVVLDRSDLGDMIVVKHGRRSMQLAWTHLLPSTFGGRAMMNVQNAMAAAAAAFAAGAPLHDIRQGLRTFATSYYLSPGRLNEIQVDGRTVIVDYCHNAPAMRMLGDFVDKLGDNLGQSSDLGRPSRIGVIATAGDRRDDDMRELGEVAAQHFDVVIVREDVRLRGRKAGESAELITEGVRRAMENGARCRQVEAVLDELTAVRHALTRSNPGDLVILCVDQHQTVLAELESVSHLAQAGARSGDEGGDPDFVKPEGEPTDAS
- a CDS encoding cyanophycinase, encoding MSEQHGERQVAGRGALFAIGGAEDKLKKRMVLQEFVDAAGGSEARIVVVPTASALGPDVVDVYSALFSALGAKQVVGVRPETREDAEDPAFVEPLHTATGIFMTGGNQLKLSGVVSGTAFGKAVTDAHARGATVGGTSAGASILAEHMIAFGRAGATPRQRMSQLASGLGLVQGAIVDQHFAQRNRYGRLLSLVAQSPGLLGIGVDEDTAAVVHGDHLEVVGRGAVTIFDGSHITTNAHHAKRSETLLASGVVLHVLPAGATFNLKARALVSYGGQPPAEELEEIERAEADLRALAAEIAADGVSPAYYAERKRRAASRRPKKAAEIVVPEDNPPKIDSGSA
- a CDS encoding DUF1996 domain-containing protein; the protein is MRKLIAVVALVALTACSNQGSQHVDHSAHGGAPDPEQAAAMVAQQQAPVRGSEFRAECRSSHRAGDDPIVFPGQSGGSHIHEFFGNRTTNANSTLQSLRLGGTNCDPVADKSAYWVPTLYKNGQPVAPERVTIYYQGITENTKAVAYPQGLRYVIGNALATSPDQNPAARWSCVGQTPSSRDFLNCPAGTKLENYLDFPTCWDGSRLDSPNHKDHMAFAIGSTCPASHPVVVPRLEFLITYPVNGTGLTLAGTRNGTNVLTAPGYTFHGDFLNVWDPAELERRVSGCIRAGYVCGTDGNPIQQ